The Streptomyces laurentii region CATGCGGGTGGACACCCCGCGGTCCCCCTATGGGCCGATCGCCCTGTACTCGCTCGAAGAGCAGGGGCCGACGCAGAGGAATTGACGGAGACGCCACCGGCGCGAAGCGCTCAGACACCCCACGCGGTGAACGCCGCCCAATGGAGCGGTGCGGCGAAAGGCCTTTCGCCGGGCGCGAGTCGGGTGGTGTACGGGTCGGCCAGGGCCGCCAGACGCGGCCGGGAGGCGGTGTACCGCGCGAGTTCCTCCCCGGTGAGTTCGCGCAGCCATCCGCGTGCCTGCCGCAGGGCCGACACCGGGGAGAACCCCTCTCGGTCGGGCGCGGGTACGACCAGCTCGTAGAAGTACGTCATGAGCAGCGCGGTCACCATGTCGTTCACCTGCCACAAGCCGGCCACCACGCACGCCGCCCCGGTCTGCAGGAAGCCGGCCGCGAGCCCGCGGAACTCGTCCGGCGCCTCCACCATCGCGTAGTGGCCCGACTGGCACGCGCCGGCCACGGCCAGCCGGCAGGCGGACAGCCGCCGGTGGAGCAGGGTGTCCATGTCCAGGCGCCCGTCGGCCAGGGCGAGGGTGCCGCCCGCCCCGTCGAACCCGCCGCTGCCGTGGCAGCCGAGGTGCAGGTACGAGGCCTCGGCGAGGTGGCCGAGCACCCAGTCCACGGTCGCCGCCGAGCCCACCGCGCACTTGCTGTCCCCGAACAGGCCGCGAATCTGGTCGAGTTCGGCCTGGCTGCCGGGGAGCGAGCCGTCGGGGTCGGCCACGGCCACCAGCCGGGGCACGGCCCGGGGCGGCCGGGCGGCCGCAGCGCGGCACGCCGCGTACACCGCGGCGGACGGGGAGACGGTCAGGGTGCCGAGGTCGTCGAGTAAGACGTCCTCCCCGAGCGGCACGGCGTGCAGCGGCACCACGCCCAGAAGCCCCGTCGGGACGACGACGGCCGCGTTCTCCGGGTCGTCTGCCAGCAGCCGCGCCACCGGCCGCAGCAGCGGCGCGAGGGCGGCGAGCCGGTCAAGGGCGCGCGGGAGCTGACGTCTGCGCCGGAGTACTCCGCCCTCCTGCGCCAGGAGCAGCCCCGGGGCGGGGTCGGGGTCGGCCGGATCCACGAGCAGGAGGTGGACGAGGGACTCGCTGCTCACGTCCGGCACCGGGACGGCCTGCGCGGCGATCCGCGCGTCCGCCGGCGTGCCCGCCGCCGTGTCCGCTGTCGTGCCCGTTGTACGGGGCAGCGTGAGGACGTAGCTGCCCCAGGGCGCGCTCACCAGGTAGGCCAGTGGGCTGCCGCCCGCCGCCCGGACGATGTCCGTCAACTCGTCAGCACGCAGGAAGCGTTCGAAGCCGGGGATCGCTCGGATCTCCTCGATGGCCGCGCGCACGGCGCGTTCGGCGTCGGCCTCCTCGCGCGCCGCGAGGACGGGGACGCCGGTCGCCGCCCGGGGTGCCGCGCCGACCGTGGAGCGGTAGCGGGCCAGTGCCTGCCGGTAGCGGAGGGCGGTGGCGGGATCGGTCCGTTCCAGGGCGTCGAGGTCCTGCGTGCCCCGGCCGGCCGTGACCGAGAGTTCGCAGGCCAGTCCGCGTTCCATGGCTTCGACCGCGCGTTCCGGGTGGCCCGCCCTGGCCAGTAGATAGGCGGCCTGTCGGGCGATCCGGGTGACCTGGGCGAGGACGCTTCTGCGCCCGGCGCCGGTGACCTGGGCGTCGTACAGCGCGTTCACGGCGGTCAGCATGTCCGACGCGACATCGGCCGCCTCGTTCCACCGTCCCGCCGAGGTGTGGGTGTGGAGCAGTTCCCGGGCGATGGCGAGGTGCCGGGAGGGGGACACCGCGGGTGGTGTCGCCGCCAAGGCGGTGCGGCGCAGCCGCTCGCTCCCGGCGCTGTCCGCGCCCTCCAGGTGGTCGTTGGCCCGGGCCAGCAGCCAGGTGATGTGGCCGGTGTCGAGGAAGCCGGGGTGCGCGGCGGCGAGGTCCAGGGCGGCGGTCGCCGCCTCGCGCGCGCCGTGCGCGTCGTGTGTGTCGACGGGATCGCGGGACAGCAGCATGTCGGCCAGATTGCACTGGATACGGGACCACAGCGCCGCGTCGTCACGTGGGCCGAGGTGTCGCAGGGCCTCCCGGTAGCACCGTTCCGCCTGTCGCAGGTCCTCCGCTTCGGCCCGGCGGTACAGCAGCAGGCCGAGGTTGAGCATCGAGTAGGCCCAATCGACCCGGTTCCACTCAGGGGAGCGTTTCTCCAGTCCGGCCCGGACGTGCTCGATCCCGAGGGTGAGGTCGTCGGGGCTCCGGCCCGGTCGTTCCGACAGATGCAGTCCGTAGTTGGTCTGGACCCGGGCCCAGACCTCGGGATGCTCACGGTGGTCCAGTGCGGTCGCGCGCGCCAGCAGGTCGCGTACGGTCTCCCAGGTCTCCAGCCGGTCGCCGTCATCGCGCAGGCCGTGTGCGACGGCGAGGTTGTTCGCGACCTCCACCCACTGCAGGGTGCCTTCGGGGAGCCGGCGCAGTGCCCGTTCGAGGACCTGGACGGCCTCGGCCGGATCGGGCTCCCGCCCGCTCTGGACGGCCAGCACCAGCTGTCTGCCGAGCCGTGCGGCAAGCTCGGTCTCCATGTCCTCCTCGCCCAGGTCGGCGGCGAGCGCCAGCGCCTCCCGGGCCACGGGGACGATCTCCGGCCCTTCGTGGTTCCGGACCTTGAGGCACATCACGCGCAGCCGTGACCGCAGGCCGCCGCCCAGGGCGGCCCACGCCTCGGCGCAGTGGCGGATCGCGACCGCCGTGGGCGTGTGGCCGTCGCACAGTTCGTCCAGGAGCCGCTGGCGGATACGCAGGGGCTCTTCGAGCGGTGTGCCCTCGGCCGCGCGGAGTTCCGCGCGCCCCGCTTCGCGTATGCGGGTCCCGTCCGTCAGTTCCGGGTGGGCGCGGACGAGCTCTGGGAGGTCGTCGGGCAGGCAGCCCAGCGTCGCGGCCAGGAGCTCCGCGATCCGGGTGTCCTCACGTTCCCCTTCGAGGACACGGAGGAAGACCCGGTAGTTCGCGACCGTCGGCTCTCCCTCGGGCCGCAACTCCCGGCATGCTGCCTCGGGGTCCGTCAGATCCCGTTCGAGGTCGCGGGCCAGGACGTACGGGAGCAGCCGGCGCGGCAGCGGGATCACCTGCCCGAGGAAGAGGCGGCCCACGAAGGCCCCGGCTCGGCCGGCCTGCTCCAGGAGGGGCGGCGCGGACGGCGGCGCGCCGTGCTGGAGCTCTGCGACGGACACCGCGAGCAGCAGAGGTGCCACCCGGCCGGGGCGCAGGACCAGCAGGGGCGCCTCGATGTGTGTTCTCGTGCCGCAGACGGGGCAGTCCAGCCAGGAGACGCCCGGAGCGGGGGCCGTAAGGACGTCGGCCCGCTCACGTGCGTCGATGATCCGCCAGGCGGGTGCCGTGCGCTCCCGTCCACAGGTTTCGCAGTGCCATGTGTACGGCACCCTCGCCGAGACCGTCACCCCGTACCCCCTCCTCTCCGCTCCCCTCCCGATCGGGCGGCTACTTGCCGCCGGTGATCTGCGACAACAGGGCCGTCAGGACCCGCCCGAGGGAGGAGTCCCGCATGGCCCGTTTGCGGATGGCCAGGCTCCACTTGCCTTCCGTGTCCCGCTTCGCGGTCACCTCGGTCTGCAGGAAGGCGATGGCGAGCGCGGCGACCGAGAGCGTGACGGGGTCGAACCGGTCCATGGGCGACCGCGCGTACGCGACGGCCTCGCCGGCCGTCTCCGCCAGGTCCTCGCTCGTGGTCACCGCGTAGGCCAGGACGCGACGAGCCAACTCACCCTGAGGCAGGGGCAGTTGATCGGAATCCGCGTACTGCTCCAGCTCCGCTGAAGCCACCTCGACCTTCAGCTCGCCGCCCTCCGAGGCCATGTCGCGCGCGGCGGGAAGCAGCCCGCGATCCTCCGCCAGCGCGGTCAGCGCGCGGACGGCCTCGTCGTCGGAGAGCGTGCTGATGGACCGCTCCAGATCAGTTCGACTCGACATGTCCGCAATTCTGGCCCGGATGAGGGAAGTGCGGGGGAAATTACGCGAGTTAGATGGGGCGGAGCGGTGATCTGCCCTTCCGGGCACAGGTCGTCGCACGGACGCTCGCGAGCACTTGACGAGGATCCCAGGCGCAGGGCTGCCGGCGGCCGGCTGTCCGTGTCGAGGGTGGGGAAGGTGCCGAGAGTGGCGTGAGGAGGCGGGCGGTACCCCGCCGCCAAGGCGGATCCCGCCCTACCGCTGACGCTGATCATGTGTGCCTGTCATGGCGATACGCTCGCAGAAGGAGCTGACAGTCGTCGCGGCCACCGCCCCCGGGCTGCACGACGCGGCACCCGAACATGTCGCCCATACCGACTCCCTCACCGACGTGATCACCGCCGAGCTGCGGATGGCCGGCGCGGTGGTGACGTCGACCGAGCGCGTCGACCCGGCCCCGGAGGAAGGCTGGACGCTCCGCTGCGCCGGACCGGACGAGACCATAGGCGGAGATGAACCCCTGCGGCCCCCGTCCGAGTCGGACCACGAGTAGTTGTTCCCCTGTGCCTCGGGAGACCACCGGTGATGCGCGTACTGATCCGCATCAGCGTCTCATGGACCACAACGCGATCGCCCGTGGCCGGGATGTCGTCGACTTTCGGGCCCCCGCCCGGCAGTTGGGCGTAGGGGTTGCCGGCCGCCTGCCGGGCCTCTGCCTCCAGAGGGCCCGTTCTTCAGGACCTGCCCCGGGTCGGGAACGGGGCTTTTGACAGCCGGCACGGCGCGATAGGCCGCGTCGAGCTCGGAGGGACACGTCTCGCGGTCCTCACGCGTTCTCCCAGTCCCAGGCTCCGGCATAGGCGGCCTCGCCGGTGCGGCGGGCCTGGGTGATCGCGTTCAGGCGTCTGAAGTCGCGGGGTGGCATCAGGGCCTTCCAGTCGTCCAAGGGCAGGACACGGGCTTCGTCGTGTTCCCGTGGGGCCAGGGTGATCGAGCGGATCTGGTCTGCGGTGAGCCGTCCGCCGTCGAAGATCAGGCCGATGGTGCTGTAGGGCCAGCCGCTGCCGGGCAGGCCGTGGACGGTGGCCAGGAGCTTTGGCGGGATCGTGAGGACGAGTCCGGTCTCCTCCCGGCATTCGCGTACAGCCGTCTCCCAGGGGCGCTCGCCGGGGTCCATCACCCCGCCCACGAGCTGCCAGGGGTGGGAAGGGGAGTAGACGGAACGGAGTTGGAGCGGCCGGTCGTCCTGGTCGGTGAAGTAGACGCAGGCGAACGCGGTGCACTTCGGCACCGTCGCGGCGTACTCCTCGGGCGGCAGCCAGGCCGCGTCGTCCACCGGAGCATGCGCTGCCGGCTGTTCCGGAAGGCGAGTCATCCGCATCAGCGCCGGACTGCCCGCGAACCCCAACTGCTCATACAGTGAGGCGGCTTCCTCGGTCGCGTGCAGCTCGAACAGGGTGACGCCTTCCTGCCTCAGGCGGTCCAATAGTGCGGACACGGCGGCCCGGGCGTATCCCTGGCGCCGGTGGGCGGGTTCGGTGGCCACCGCGTGGATACGGGCGGCCAGCCCCTTGGGGTACCGCGGGGCCGGCAGGACGGGGTGGATCAGGCCCAGGGCGCACGCGGCGAGTCCGCCCGCCGGGGAGTCGATGACGTAGGCGCGGGCGTCGCCGCCGGGCCCGAGCCGCTCGGCGAGCTGATCGCGGCAGACGCCGAGCCACTTCTCGTCCAGGGGCTCGGTCAGGACGAAGGCCGAGCGCAGTCGGCTGATCTCGGCGGCGTCGTCCGGCGTAGCCGGCCGCGGGACCAGGACCGCGGCGGTCGCGGATTCGTGCCTCATCGCCGCGTCGTCCCTTCATCAGCCCCTCGAAGGGCGGCCGGATCAGGGGCGAGGGCGATGGTCATCCACAGTGGGGCCTCCTCGCGGTAGGAGTGCCCGACAGGATCGGTGTCGCTGAGGTCGTCGAGGCTGAAGCCGGTGACCATGACCATGCTTGAGTCTTCGGCGACGGAGACGAGATGCGTTCCACAGCGAGGGCAGAAGCCGCGGCGCAGGGTCGGCCAGGTCGAGTACCACGTCGGCTCGCCACCGGGACCGATCCATGCCAGTCCGTCCTTCCGGAAGCCGACCCACAAGACGGCCGGGCCACCGGAGATACGCGTCTCATGGCGGCAGGAACACAGGTGCGGATCGTCGGGGATGCCTTCGACCCGGTACACGATGTCCCCGCACTGGCAGCGTCCGGTCCGCGACTCGACGGCTGCTTCCGGCGTGGTGCCTGCGGCGGGTGCGGCGGCGGGGTCAGAGAGGCTTGGCATGGGTCTCCTTGTCCGTGTTCAGAGGAAGAGCGGGTGCCACTGCGGGCCGGGGCGAACGCGCGCGAGTTCGCGCCGGGGGAGGGCGCTGCGGATGCGCGCGTCCGTTCAGTCGGGGATCAAGCCCCTCCCAGGGCTCCGGCGGTTGCCTTGCCGCGCCGCGCGGGGGAGGGGAAGTCCCGGTCCCGGCCCGGCCACTGGAACACCAAGCGGCAGCGCACCAGGTCCACGGTGTCTCCGGCGGGCAGCAGCTCGTCGGGAGTGCCGGCCGGGTGGACCGTCAGGACGGGATCGGCATGCCGGATGTGGTCGTCGGCCCGTACGTGGCGGTCCCAGGAACGGACCGTGGCCGTCAGCTGCTCGGCGAGCCGTGGACCCCGCTCGCCGAAGGCGTGGACGATCCACTCCCACTCCTTGTCCTCGGGGCGCTCGTCGTTCCGGGTCCGGACCGGGAGCAGGCAGGCGAGCGAGGCGTCGTCGACGATGGCCGGGGCATCGCGGTCTTTCGCGATGCCGGTCACGCCTTCGTCCGGGTCCTGGTGGGCGGTCAGGCGGCAGAACGCGGGCAGCGTGGTGGCCGCGTACAGCTGCAGCGAACCGACGTGGGGGCCCACGCCGATGGTCACGCCGGTGGCGACCTCGTGCCGGGTGCCGCGCAGCGCCTTCTCCAGATCCGCGGTCCCGGCGGTGGTGCCGCGCTCGAATCGGAGCGTCAGCCCGCCGTCGAGAAGGGGGACGAACGGCACGGTGCGGGCCTGCTGTCCCTGATCGCGGACGAAGCCGCAGGAGGTGAACCGATGGGCGTGCAGCACCTGACCGCGGCGCTCGAAGGCGATCGCCCGGGTGTAGCCGTTGATCTCCAGCGGCAGGACCAGCTTCCCGCCCTCGGCCAGCTGATCCCGCCAAGCAGGCGCGATGTCCCGGCAGTTGTAGGTGATCACACTGCCGTCGAAGCCGCCGCGCGGTACGAGGTGGGCGGGCGCGCCGAGGGCCGCGTCGGACTCGACGGCGGCGACGCGCCCGCTGCCGGCCTCTCTGGTGAGGGCGCGGGTACGGCGTACGACCCACGGGTCGATGTCCACGGTCACCACACGCCCGTCGGGCCCGGTGACATGGGCGATCAGCTCGGCGTTGTAGCCGCCCGAGCCCGCCTCGAACACGATCGCGCCCGGCTTCAGGTGAAGGCTTTCGATCATGTCGGCCTGCAGCCAGGCCGCGGACACCGAGCTGATCGCCGCTCCGGTCACGTCGCGCCGGGTGATCACGGCGCGGTCGCCGCCGTCGTACGCGGCCGTCAGGCTCGCCTCCGGGGCGAAACGGTGGCGGGGCACGGTCCGCAGCGCGTCGCGGACCGGCTCGGACGGGGCCCAGCCGCCGTCGACGACCGTTCGGGCCATCGCCTGCCGCAGCCGGACGGCTTCGGCCGGTTCACCCGGCACGGTCGGCCGCTCGGCGGCGTGGGGGTAGGTGGTCACGGGCGGCAGGCCGGGAACGACCCCGGGCCATACGGCATCCAGCGCCTGGGCGGCCGGGACGAACACATCCCCCGCACAGGTGAGAGCGGACAGGTCGAAGAACTCCCAGCGGGAGAACAGCTCCGGTTCCGGGTTGGCCAGGGTCCCCGTCCAGGCGGTGATACGGACGACGGCCGTGAGCCGGGGTACGCCGTGGCTGTCGTCGACCAGCGTCGTCAGCACGTGCGCGTCCGCCGGCTCGGCGACCAGGCCCGTCTCCTCGGCGAGTTCGCGTACCGCCGCAACGGCGAAGTCCTCCGGGCCGGCGGTCTTGCCGCCGGGCAGCTCCAGCATGCCGCGCCGGGACCGGCCGAGCAGAACCCGGCCGGCGTCGTCGGTGACGACGGCGAGGACACCGATCAAGCCGTGGCCGGTGGTCGGCCGCTTCTCGACGGCCCGAGTCCCCGCAGGGCGGAAGCCACGCAGGACCAGGAAGGCCAGACCGTCCGCGTCCAGCCGCTCCACATGCCGCCAGCCGGCCGTGAGCAGGACGATCTCGTCCTCGTCCAGGGCGATTCCGCGCCGTTCCTCAGGCGTGCTCTCCGCCAACGGAGTGATGACGACGAGGGCGCCGCCGTCGCGCAGCCGTCCACCCAGCCCGTGAACGACGCGACCTCGGTCCTTCACGAACGGGTACATCAGCCGGAGCGTGATCAGGTCGTATCCGTCGTAGTGCAGCGGGGCCGGGTCGTCGTGCTCGATGTCCAGACGCAGCCAGCGAACCCGTTCGATGCCGGCGTACTCCTCCCGGGCCCGGGCGATCGCGCTGGCGGCGAAGTCGACGGCGTCCACGCGGTAGCCGAGACCGGTGAGGCAGACGGCCAGCTCCCCGGTACCGCAGCCCACGTCGAGCGCCCGGCCGCCGCCCTCGGGTGCGGAAGCGTGCTTCGCGAGCAGTTCCCGCTCGCGCTCACCGACCGGCCGGAAGTTCTTGCCGTCGCTGAAGTGCTTCTCCCACTGGTCACGGGCGATGTACGTCAACGTGCTGCTCCTGGTGTGGTGGCGGGCGGTGGGGGTGGTCAGAGGCATGGCGCGGAACGGAGCCGGGCCAGGGCGCGGCGGCCGCGCTCCACCAGCTCGGGGTCGCCGTGGGCGGCGCCGTAGGAGATGCCGGAGACGGCATCCAGGACGGACAGGACCGTCAGCGTGGCCTCTTCCGCGGTGGTCAGGGCACGGCCGTAACCCTCCATGAAGGCGGCGAGGAGGTCGGGGCGGCCGTGCCAGGCGTCGGAAAGCCGTACGAGGTCCCGTACCGCCGGGCCTTCCTCCGACCGTTCGAAATCGATCAGGAACAGGTCGCCGGCATCCGGGTCCCAGCGCAGATTGCGCAGTTGGAAGTCCCCGTGAGTGGGCACCTCTTCCACGGCGGGCAGGGTGGCGGCAGTCCCGGCGACGGCGCGGATGAACTCCTCGTCCCCGGGTACGAGATGGGCGCGTGCTCCGTCCAGGTGCCGCTCCAGCTTCCCCAGCGGCGGTGTTCCGGCGCCCGGGCGGGGTGGGGCGCTGCGGTGGATGCTCGCCGCGAACCGTCCGATGCGCCGGAAGATCCGCCGCTGCTGCCGGGGCGGGTGGACGGCGCCCTGCAGAGACCGGCCTCCCATCGCCGTGACCACCACCGCCCGCAGCCCCGTGTCGGCGGCCACCAGCCGCGGCACGGCCGCGCCCAGGGCGGGCACCCAGGTCCGGTAGGCCGTCACCTCCCGGCCGTGGGAGCGCTCGTTCCGGTGGACCTTCACGAACCATTCGCCGCCCTCGGCGCCACGGGCACGCCACACGCGGCTGCCCTTGCGGGCCCAGGAGACGTCCGTCCAGGCGCTGACGCGCCCGACCGCTGCCTCGGCGAACTCCCGTACCCGCCGGTCGGGCATGCCCTGAGCCGCGTCAGCGGAGAGCCGCACCACGTCAAGGTGGTTCGGTCCTGGCGCGAGTGCGGCCCGCAGCTGCCCGGCGATCCGTGCGGCCTCCTCGGCCGGTACCTCGAGCAGCCCGGCGCTCTCCCACAGCAGGGCGGCGGTCTGCTGCCGGTCGTACGGCATGCCGGGCGGCAACGCGGCCACGTGAATGTGGACGTGGGAATTGCCGCTGTTCGAACCGAGGCTCAGCACGTAGATCCGCTCGGTCGGCACCGTCTCCTTGAGCGCGGCCCCGGCACGGTGGACGACCTGCCAGAGCATGGCGGACGTCTCCTCGGTGAAGTCGCCGATCACGTCCTCGCGGTGCCGGACCGGAGCGACCAGCAGCTTGCCGAGCAGGGTCGGGTACCGGTCCAGAAACACGACATGGTGTTCGTCGCGGTAGACGATCTCGTGCCGGAACTCCGGATCCCCGGCCAGCATGCGACAGATGAAGCACGGGCCGGTCCGGGACCGTTCCGCGTACGCCTGTTCGTCGAACTCGACTCGTTTCACCGCGTCGTTCCCTTCCCCAGGCCGTCGGCGAGGGACTCCTCCAGCTGTCGCATGGTCGTGGTGAAGGCGGCTTCGAGGTCGATGCCGTAGAGCTCGGCGATCACGACGACGGACCACAGACAGTCCGCCAACTCGTGCCCGAGGCCGGGTCCCGGCGGTGTCGGCCGGACGCCGTCGGCGGCCTGGGTGAGCTGGGCGAGGTCGCCGACGTCACCGACGAAGCCGAGCACGAAGTCGTGCCGCTCCCACGTGCGGCCACGCCTGGCCTGATTGAGCTCGTCGTAAAGGCCATGGACGCGCATGGCCTGCCTCGTGATCTCGCTGAGGTCCACGGTCGGTCTCCGATCATCTGAGGGGGCGGCTGTCGTACGGCGGGGTGCGTGGGGCCGGTCAGCTTGCCGATCTCGCCGAGGGCCAAGACGCCCTCGCCGGTGCCGCGCAGGACCACGGTCCGCGTGGACACCGGCTCGTGCGGGGTCCGGCGCCGCTCCGGAGCGCGGTCAGGGAATTCCGGCCGTTGTCCGGAGCGCCTGCGCGATCCGGTCGGCCGTCGGTCCCGGTGTGTGGGCCGCAAGTCGTGTGCGTGGTCACCTGCCCGCCCGGATCAGCTCGAGAACCTCCGTGGTGGGCCGTACATCGCCGAAGGAGCGGTAGAGGGTCCGCAGGGCGGCGTTGTGGACCTCGTCGCTGCCGGCGGCCGTGCCATCGGCCACCACGATCACCCGCGAGCCCAGGGTGAAGGCGTCGCGCGTCGACCCGGCCACGCACACGTCGGTGACGACCCCGCACACCACGACCGTGTCGATGAGGCGCTCGGCCAGCAGGCCGGGCAGCGGGCAGCACCCGGGGAAGAACGTGCTGACCGCGGTCTTCTCCACGAGCAGGTCGCGGTCCTCGTCCACCGTGAACTGCGGCCACAGACGTCGGGCGAGCGGGCCGCTGCCTCCGGAGGTACGGAACAGCTCCGCGATCTCGGGGCCGTAGAACTCCTCGCGGACCGCACGCCGCCCGCCGGAACCCGGAAGTACCCAGGCGACCAGGCCGCCGGCCTGCCGCAGAGCGCCCGCCAGCGCCTCGATCCGCGGGATCACCCCGCGCTCGTACGGCCCGTCGGAGAACGGCACCATGTCGATCACCACCAGGGCGGTGCGGGCCGGGTCGAGCCGGGGGTAGGCGTGGCGGCGGCCGGCGTGGGCGGGCCGAGCGGGCCGGGTGGGCCGGGTGGTCGTCGGTGAGCGATGGTCGGACGTGGTGGATGAGTCGCAACTCAACGCGCCTCCAGAGATGCCCGAGCGGTGTCACAGAACTCAACGACGGCACCTATGCGTTCGAACACACGTATTTCAGTCGTGTTGAGGGCCCTGGGCCCAGCGGGTCGTCTCGTGTGCGCGATACACGGACCCGTGCGGCACAAAGGCCCCTGCAGAGGAGGATGTTGGCCGAAACGCCGGTGACCCACCCCACCGCGTTCCAAGGGAGGCGGCGTCCGGCCCCGAACGCCGGTCCGGGGTTCCTTCGTGGGCTGCCGAGCCGGATGCTCGATGCCCGCGGTGTTTGCGCCTCGTGGGAGAACCGGTCCGCCCCGCCATTCACGGCGTACCGAGATGACGGGACGCTGGTGGTGGTGGTGGGGCGGGTAGGGGAGGCGGTGCCTCAGCGGCGTCCGGACAGTTCCACGTAGCAGGCGTAGGCGCCCTCGATGTCGACATCCGGGCCGGTGTAGGAAGAGCTGGAGGAGGCCCCGCCCCAGGTGTAGAAGGTTCCGGCCGGGCGGGCGCGGTTCACCCAGGCGGCGGGGGCGGTGTCGAACTTCGTACGGCAGCGGTCCCCGGCCTTGCGGTCGGCGACCCCGTCCGGGTTGTCCTGGATGGTCTCCTTCACCTCGACCTGGCCGAAGACCCGCACATCGGCGCCCTTGCCGCAGGGGACGACACGGACCAGGGAGAGGCTGCCGCCGAGGCCGGTATTGGCGGAGCCGCAGGCCCCGGGCTTCACTTCGGTGAGCCGGGTGAGGGCCTGCTCCGCGTCCCTGAGTTTTCCGCCCGCGGCGCCGGCGGCCGGAGCGGGGACCTTGGTGGTGCCGTGGCCGGTGAGGACGTACTCCGCCTTGAGCGAGGTGACGCCCTTGAGCCGGCCTCCCTTGTGCAGCGCCGCCAGCGCGGGCGTGTAGTCGGCGCCGGCCCGCAGGAGCCGCCCCTGTTTGTCGAGGACGACGGTCAGAGTGATCTGTTCGCTGCCCTCGAAGTACAGCAGGGCGTGCTGGAAGGCGCGCGGGAGCGCGGGCGCGGCCGTCCGCGGTGGCACGGACAGCTCGTACGTACGGACTCCGTGGGCGCCCTTGGCCGGCTGCTTCGTCGCGTGGGCGGTGCGGACCACCTCGGCGAGGGTCCCGCCGTACGGGGCGCTGTCGCCGGCCCGGACGAGGGCTCCCTCGAAGTCGTCGACGATGTCCATGGACGCCCGCGAGGAGTAGCGCAGCCAATCGCCCTGCCGGGTCAGGTAGTCGACCCGATTGCCCTGGACCTCGTACGTCTCGCGCACGGCGGATCCGCCCGCCCGGCCGCCGAGGTCACTCGCGGCGTCGTCGGGGAAGCGGCGCGGGATCGTGAGCTCGCGCTCGGCACGGGCGGTGTCGGCGGCGTAGTCCTGTGTGCCGGTGGAGGTGTCCACGGCGGTGCCGTAGCTGACCGTCGCGGTGAACGCCGAGGACCCGGCCGCCGCGGTGGCCTTGGAGGCGGCGGAGAGCTGGCCGTCGAGCCGCGTCTCGAAGACGGGTGTCGCGATGGGTGCGGGGCTTCCGGTCCCCTTGGCGCCGCCGGCCTCCGCCTGGCAGGCCGGGAGTGCCGTGAGCAGCAGCGGCAGCAGGGCCGTGGCGGCTCGGCGGCCACCTCCGCGTTCATACCTGGCCCCCGGATTCGTGTTCTTCATTCCCCACCCCAAGATCGATTGAGGTGATCCTACGTGCCGGTGATCAGCGGTTTTCCGCTACCCGGAAGGTCAGACGGGCGACGGGGGCGCGGTCGTCGACCAGGGGGGGCGGCCCACTCCCGGTCCCGCCCGCCGACGGCATGTGGCCACGGTACGACCGTACTTCGTGATCATTCCTTCACACCATGGCCGCCTCCGCGAGCGAGGTCAACAAGGCCCTCAGCGGACTGTACGGCCACGTCAGACGCCTGGAGCGGGACGAGCCGGAACCCGGGGAGACGAGGGAGGCGGCCCTCCGGGCCCAAGCGGAGATCTGGGACCTGCTGCGGGACATGAGAACCATGATGCGCCGCGACCTCGGCGTGACCTCGGCGCCCCTGCTCGCCCAGCCGTCGGGTCGGACGCGCGCCGTGCGGTGAGGAGAGTCTCTTACGGGGCGGTGCGGCGGGGGCCGTCGGTGTGGCGGCGGCGGACCCAGAGAGGGAGGACGAACCAGCAGAGCAGGTACCAGACCAGGAGCCCGGCGACCAGCCAGGGTACGAGCGGCGCGCCGGTCGCGACGCGCAGCACCAGCAGAAGCGCGGCGCACAGGGTGGCGAGGAGCAGGACGAGGCCGGCGAAGGTCAGCCGGGACGCCCAGGTCACCGCCCGGGGCTTGAGGCGGCGGCCGGCGACCATCCGGTGGAACGACACGGGGCCGATGAGCGCTCCGGTCGCGGCGGCGCCGAGGCACACCGTGACGACATAGATGGTCCGG contains the following coding sequences:
- a CDS encoding N-acetyltransferase GCN5 (N-acetyltransferase GCN5 [Streptomyces flavogriseus ATCC33331];~Nudix hydrolase isa superfamily of enzymes found in all three kingdoms of life, and it catalyzes the hydrolysis of NUcleoside DIphosphates linked to other moieties, X. Enzymes belonging to this superfamily require a divalent cation, such as Mg2+ or Mn2+...; cd02883;~Nudix hydrolase isa superfamily of enzymes found in all three kingdoms of life, and it catalyzes the hydrolysis of NUcleoside DIphosphates linked to other moieties, X. Enzymes belonging to this superfamily require a divalent cation, such as Mg2+ or Mn2+...; cl00447;~PFAM: GCN5-related N-acetyltransferase; NUDIX hydrolase; KEGG: sgr:SGR_1261 acetyltransferase;~identified by MetaGeneAnnotator; putative;~nudix motif) — its product is MRHESATAAVLVPRPATPDDAAEISRLRSAFVLTEPLDEKWLGVCRDQLAERLGPGGDARAYVIDSPAGGLAACALGLIHPVLPAPRYPKGLAARIHAVATEPAHRRQGYARAAVSALLDRLRQEGVTLFELHATEEAASLYEQLGFAGSPALMRMTRLPEQPAAHAPVDDAAWLPPEEYAATVPKCTAFACVYFTDQDDRPLQLRSVYSPSHPWQLVGGVMDPGERPWETAVRECREETGLVLTIPPKLLATVHGLPGSGWPYSTIGLIFDGGRLTADQIRSITLAPREHDEARVLPLDDWKALMPPRDFRRLNAITQARRTGEAAYAGAWDWENA
- a CDS encoding glutathione-dependent formaldehyde-activating GFA (identified by MetaGeneAnnotator; putative;~sequence version:1), which produces MPSLSDPAAAPAAGTTPEAAVESRTGRCQCGDIVYRVEGIPDDPHLCSCRHETRISGGPAVLWVGFRKDGLAWIGPGGEPTWYSTWPTLRRGFCPRCGTHLVSVAEDSSMVMVTGFSLDDLSDTDPVGHSYREEAPLWMTIALAPDPAALRGADEGTTRR